Within the Halomonas sp. HL-93 genome, the region GCATCGTCGTCGCCGTGACACGTTATCAGCGGGTAATCATCAGCGTGCCTGACGCTGCCATACGCGCACGTCTGACAGCAACATTCGATGCCTATGGGGTACCCGAAGGTCAGATACTGTTGCGCGTCGCGCCCACCAACGATACCTGGGCGCGCGATCACGGGCCGATTACCGTCGCCGATGAAGAGGGTAGATTGCAACTGCTGGATTACACTTTTACCGGCTGGGGCGGCAAATTTCCCGCCAACCAAGATAACCGGTTAACGCAGCGGCTTGCTGAGTCAGGCCTATGGAACTGCCCTGTCAGTACCCGCGATCTAGTGCTGGAGGGTGGCGCGATTGAGACAGATGGCGAAGGCACCTTGCTCACCACCGAAGCCTGCCTGCTTAACCCTAACCGCAATCCGCAGATGACGCGGCGCACCCTTGAAGCACAGCTGTATCAGGATATGGGCATTGACCGCGTATTATGGCTAACCCAGGGTTATTTAGAAGGTGACGATACTGACAGCCACATCGATACCCTAGCGCGATTTTGCAACCCCGGAACCATCGCTTATGTACGTTGTGACGACCCGACAGACCCTCACTTCGACGCCCTACAAGCGATGGAGCAGGAATTACAGGCGTTTCGCAAACGTAACGGCGAACCCTATCAGTTGGTCCCGCTACCCTGGCCAAATGCCTGCTATGCTCCAGACGATGGCCGACGACTGCCCGCCACATACGCCAATTTTTTGATTATTAATGGGGCTGTTCTGGTACCCACGTATGGGGATCCCGCCGATGTTATCGCGCTACAAGCCTTGGCGGCGGCCTTTCCTGAGCATACGCTTATTCCCATTGAGTGCAGTCACGTCATTCGTCAGCACGGCAGCCTGCATTGCTTAACCATGCAACTACCCCGCGGTACGCTTGCCGTTGCTCACCCGCCTGATATGGAGTCGTCATGCCAAGTCCTCTAACCGTTGGCGTCGTGCAACAACCTGCTTGGCCCGATAAGGCCAAAAGTTTAGCGGCCAGCGAAGCTGGCATTCGTGAGGCCGTTCAGCGCGGCGCGCAATTGGTCTTACTTCAGGAGCTTCATGCGACGCACTACTTTTGTCAGTATGAAGACCCTGCACTTTTTGATTTGGCAGAGCCACTAGACGGACCAACGGGACAACAGCTTGCCAAGCTGGCCCGTGAGCTGGACATTGTTCTGGTTGGCTCCCTATTTGAACGTCGTGCGCCTGGGCTTTACCACAATACCGCGGTGGTTTACGACCGAGCCCTAGGGCGGGTTGGCCACTACCGCAAAATGCACATTCCCGATGACCCCGGGTTTTACGAAAAATTTTACTTCACCCCAGGCGACCACGACACCGAGCGCGCCGAAGGTTTTACACCCATTGATACCTCCGTGGGCCGTTTGGGCGTATTGGTTTGCTGGGACCAATGGTACCCCGAAGCTGCGCGGCTAATGGCGCTTGCCGGGGCCGACTTACTCCTCTACCCCACGGCGATTGGCTGGGACCCCGGCGATGACGATGCCGAAAAAGCCCGCCAGCAGGACGCATGGACGCTCATTCAGCGCGCCCACGGCGTCGCCAACGGCTTACCCGTGATTGTCGCTAACCGCGTTGGGTTTGAGGCTGACCCTTCTGGCACCGGGGGTGGCATCCAGTTCTGGGGAGGCAGTTTTGTCTGCGGCCCACAAGGAGAACTGCTGGCCAGGGCAGGCGAAACGGCAGAGCAACTGATAGTGGAAATCGATATGGCGCGCAGCGAAAACACTCGGCGCATTTGGCCTTACCTGCGGGACCGGCGCATTGATGCCTACGGCGAATTAACACGCCGTTTCAGAGACTAGCGCTTTACAATGTCTCAACCAACGCAAAACGCCTGCCCGGCTCGCCGGGCAGGCGTTTTTCTATGCCCGCATTACTTCCAGAAATCGCGAATAGAGGCAATGCCCTGTGCGCCGACGGCGCGGGCATGGTTGGCGTCAAAACGGGTCATTCCACCAAGGGCAAACACCGGCATGCCAGCCCGCTCTACCCACTGCTGGAAATCATGCCAGCCCATGGGGGCTACTTCAGGGTGCGACGGCGTAGTACGCAATGGCGACAATGTCACAAAGTCACAGCCCAGAGTGGCGGCCTGCGCCAACTGCTTGGGATCATGGGTCGAAGCCGATAACCATTTGTGTTCTGCGATGGGACGACGCTCTAGCTGCATAAGTCGTTCGCTCGTTAAATGAATACCGTCGGCATCCACCTGGTCGAGTAACGACGGGTCGCCGTTGAGCAGTAACCGTGCACCGACCTCACGGCATAAGGTGAGCGCTCGTTCAGCCCGAGCCACATAGGCCTCGGGTGTTAGCTGCTTAGCACGCAGTTGGACTAAGCGGATGTGATCTTCTTCCAGCGCACGGGTTAACAAGGCCTCGAAACGGGCTTCATCGGCTTCTTCGCCGGTAATCAGGTATTCAGTCGGTAACATGACGGCGCGCAAAATAGGCAGATTGGCCGCCGGGAACGGATAATTGACCAGCTCTTCCATCGGCACCCAACGCACCGCCTGACCTTCACGACCAAACGGCTCGCCGGCAAAAGCATGCACCTGCCATACATCTAGCAATATGTGCTTGTCCGAGTACTCGTGATGCACCCGGATCAGCG harbors:
- a CDS encoding agmatine deiminase family protein, whose amino-acid sequence is MTTSTYRLLPEWHPQDGIQLTWPRPDGDWQALLECIEGTLERIVVAVTRYQRVIISVPDAAIRARLTATFDAYGVPEGQILLRVAPTNDTWARDHGPITVADEEGRLQLLDYTFTGWGGKFPANQDNRLTQRLAESGLWNCPVSTRDLVLEGGAIETDGEGTLLTTEACLLNPNRNPQMTRRTLEAQLYQDMGIDRVLWLTQGYLEGDDTDSHIDTLARFCNPGTIAYVRCDDPTDPHFDALQAMEQELQAFRKRNGEPYQLVPLPWPNACYAPDDGRRLPATYANFLIINGAVLVPTYGDPADVIALQALAAAFPEHTLIPIECSHVIRQHGSLHCLTMQLPRGTLAVAHPPDMESSCQVL
- a CDS encoding carbon-nitrogen hydrolase, which codes for MPSPLTVGVVQQPAWPDKAKSLAASEAGIREAVQRGAQLVLLQELHATHYFCQYEDPALFDLAEPLDGPTGQQLAKLARELDIVLVGSLFERRAPGLYHNTAVVYDRALGRVGHYRKMHIPDDPGFYEKFYFTPGDHDTERAEGFTPIDTSVGRLGVLVCWDQWYPEAARLMALAGADLLLYPTAIGWDPGDDDAEKARQQDAWTLIQRAHGVANGLPVIVANRVGFEADPSGTGGGIQFWGGSFVCGPQGELLARAGETAEQLIVEIDMARSENTRRIWPYLRDRRIDAYGELTRRFRD
- a CDS encoding Nudix family hydrolase yields the protein MNIMVKRRVHVAAAAIISADQRQVLIARRPSNVDHGGLWEFPGGKLAPYETGLEGLKRELHEELGVEIVNAQPLIRVHHEYSDKHILLDVWQVHAFAGEPFGREGQAVRWVPMEELVNYPFPAANLPILRAVMLPTEYLITGEEADEARFEALLTRALEEDHIRLVQLRAKQLTPEAYVARAERALTLCREVGARLLLNGDPSLLDQVDADGIHLTSERLMQLERRPIAEHKWLSASTHDPKQLAQAATLGCDFVTLSPLRTTPSHPEVAPMGWHDFQQWVERAGMPVFALGGMTRFDANHARAVGAQGIASIRDFWK